The genomic region GGGCATGCCGACGACGCCTGCCTACATCGTGATGGTCTCGCTGCTCGTGCCGGCTCTGATCAAGCTCGGCGTCGTGGCTCCGGCGGCGCACATGTTCGCCTTCTACTTCGCGATCCTGTCGGCGATCACCCCGCCCGTGGCGCTTGCCGTGTTCGCCGCGGCCGGCCTTGCGAAGAGCGAACTGTGGAGTTCCGGCTGGGCGGCGGTGAAGATCGGTGCGGCCGGGTTCATCGTGCCGTTCATGTTTGTCTACGAGCCAGCGCTTCTCATGATCGGGGGCTGGCAGCAGGTTCTGCACGCAAGTCTCACTGCGGGCTGCGGCTGCCTGCTGCTCGCCGCTGGCCTGCACGGCTACCTGTTCGGGCCGGCGAACGGGTGGCAGCGCGCGGCGCTCGTCGGCGCGGCGGTGACGCTGATTCAGCCCGGTCTTCTGACAGACGTGATCGGCGCGGCGCTCGCCGCCGCCGTGATCGTGGCGCAGGTCGCGACGCGGCGCAGGGCAGCCGCGATCGGCGGCGGGTGACCGGGCCGCGCCGCCCGCCCGCGCTCACTTCCTGAGCAGCGACGTCTCCGGTAGGGTTGAGGTGATCCGCAACCCGACGAGCCACCGCACGTGAGCCCCGCGAGTCCCCTCAGTCGCCGATCCACCACCCTCGGCCTCGTCGCGGCGTTGCCGTTCGCTGCCTGTTCGGGCCTGGGCGCGCCAGAGGCGCGGGCACAGTCAGCGCGCAGGATGGGCGAGCCGCGACCGGTAACGCCGCGCGGGCCGCTCGGCGCCGACGAGCAGGCAGTGATCGCCCTGTTCGAGCGCGCGCGCGCTTCCGTGGTGTACATCTCAACCACCGAACGGGTGATCAATCCCTGGACGCGCAACGTCTTCCAGGTGCCGCGCGGCACCGGGTCCGGCTTCATCTGGGATGAGCGCGGCCATGTCGTGACGAATGCGCACGTCATCGCCGGGGCTGCCTCGGCCAAGGTCAGGCTCGCCGACGGCAGGGCGTTCGACGCCGTCCTCGTCGGGGCAAGCCCCGCCCACGACCTTGCCGTGCTGCGGATCAGTGTCAGCAGCGATCCGCCGAGGCCGCTGCCGCTCGGCACGAGCCATGACCTCCGCGTCGGCCAGAGCGTGTTCGCGATCGGCAACCCCTTCGGCCTCGACTGGACGCTGACGACAGGCATCGTCTCGGCGCTCGACCGCGAGCTCCCCGCGGAGGGAGGCGGCATCATCGAGCGGCTGATCCAGACCGATGCCGCGATTAACCCGGGCAACTCGGGCGGCCCGCTCCTCGACTCCGCCGGGCGGCTGATCGGCGTGAACACCGCCATCTACAGCCCCTCGGGCGGCTCCGCCGGAATCGGCTTCGCCGTGCCGGTCGACACCGTCAATCGCGTGGTGCCGCGCCTGATCGCCCAAGGCCGCTACATACGCCCCGTCCTTGGCATACGGGTGGAGGAGCAGCTGAACGCCGCGCTTGCCGCGCGCTTCGGGGTCGAGGGTGTGTACGTGCTCGAGGTCGAACGCGGCTCGCCCGCGGATCGCGCGGGGATACGCCCCGCACGGGTGCAGCGTGACGGCTCGGTCACGCCGGGCGATGTCATCGTCTCGATCTCCGGCCGGCCGCTCAAGCGCGTGGCCGAGCTGCTTGCGGGGCTTGATCAGCACCTGCCGGGGGAGACCGTGCCGGTCGTCCTGCTCCGTGACGGCAGGCGGATCGAGCTTTCCGTCACCCTCGGCGCCGGGCAGTAGGCGGGGCGCTTTCGCTACGAGGACGCGACCGCTTCCGTGCCGGGCCGGCGTCGGACGATCAGCGCATCGAGAGCAGCCACGCCCTCTCCCTCGCCCTTGACGAGAAGCGGGTTCGCCTCTGCCTCCGTGACCTCGGGAAGAGCGGCCAGTCGCGAGAGGGCGGCCACCGCTCGGGCGAGCGCGTCGAGGTCCCCCGCCCCCCTGCCGCGAACGCCGCGGACATGCGCGATCGGTGCGGCGGCGACCATCTCCCGTGCGTCGTCCAGATCAAGCGGGGCGGTGCGGACGACGGGCGGCGGCATCAGCTCGGCAAGCACGCCTCCTGCGCCGAGCACCACCACCGGCCCCCCTTGCGGATCGCGGCGGAAGCCCAGGAGAACCTCGCCGATACCGCGCTGCATCGGCGCCACCAGAAGCCCTTTGAGCGGAACGTTCCGAAGCCGTGCCACCATCGCCCGCGCCGCCGCGCGCAAAGCCCCGCGATCGGGGATGTCGAGCACCACGGCTCCGGCCTCGGTCTTGTGCGGCAGGGCGGGGGAGACGGCCTTCAGCGCGACGGGATAGTCGAGCGCCCAGGGGATGCCCGAGAGGCGGTCGAGATCGGTGACGAGATGCGCGGGCGCGACCGGCACGCCGAGGGCGGCGAGCACGGCCCGGGCCTCGGCCTCGTCGAGCACCGGGCCGGACGCACCGGCAAGCGCCCGTTCGGCCGAGGAGACGTCGCCCGCGTCGGCGGGCGCGGCCGGGGCGCGCCAGGCGAGGCGGGCGCGCAGCGCATCCGCCGCCGCCTCCGGCGTGCGGAAACACGCAAGGCCGGCGGCGGCGAGCCCCTTCGCTGTCTCAGGGGCGTCGGGCGCGAGGAACACCGCAAGCGGTTTCTTGAGCGCGCCGGCGGCGGAGGTGACGCCCGCCACCGAGCTCTCGGGGCGAAACTGCGCAGAGGAGCCGATCACGGCAAGCACCGCATCGGTCCGCTCGTCCTTATCCATCGCCGCGAGCGCCGAGGCGATCCGATCCGGGTTCGTTCCGGCGAGCGTCATGTCACGAACCTCGGACGCGATCCCGGCAAGGCCGAGCCGGTCGACCACAAGCGCCGCTCCGCCGCCCGTGGTGGTCAGAACCGAGACGGCACGGCGAGGCGCCGCGAAAGGCCGTGCGCGCGCGAAGAGCGGTGCCGCCTCGATCAGACCCTCGAAGGTGTCGAGCCGGGCGATCCCTGAAGCCGCGAGCAGGGCATCGACCGCCGCGTCCGCCCCGGCGACCGCGCCGGTGTGGCTCAGCGCCATCGCGGCACCCGCGGCGGAACGTCCGAGCTTGTAGGCAAGCACCGCCTTGCCCGCAGCGTGCGCCGCCGCTGCCGCGTCACGCAGCGCCTCCGCGTCGCGGATCGTCTCGAGGAACAAAAGGATCACGTCCGTGCCCTCCTCCTCGGCGAGCAGGCGGAGCAGGTCGGCCACGCCGAGATCGGCCTCGTTGCCGGTCGCCGCGAGAAGCGAATAGCCGAGGCTGCGCGCGGCCCCGCGCGAGAGGATCGCGCCGATCAGCGAGCCCGAGTGCGAGAGCACGGCGGTACGCCCGGCAGGCAGGGGCGGGTCCATGGCGAGCACAGCGTTGACGGAGAGCGCGATCCCTTCCGTCACGTTGACGAGGCCGATGGCGTTGGGGCCGAGCAGCCTCACCCCGCCCGCTCGGGCGGTGGCGAGAAGCTGCGCCTGACGCGCCGCGCCGTCGGGGCCGGCTTCGGCGAAGCCGTTGGCGAGCACGGTCGCGACCGGAACGCGCTTCGCCGCGCAGGCCTCGACCGCTTCGATGGCACGGTCGGCGCCGGTGAGGATGAAGGCGTGGTCGATCGGCCCCGGGATCGCCTCGAGCGAGGGATAGGCAGGCTCGCCGAGCACCTCGGTGGCGTTCGGGTTCACGGGGTAGAGGGTGCCGCGGAAGCCGTGGCGTCGGAGATGGATCTGCGCCCGGGCCGTGAGCTTCGCCGGGTCGGCCGAGGCGCCGACGAGGGCGATGCGCTGCGGCCGGAACAGCGCGTCGCGGAGCGCGGTCACTGGGGAGAGGGTGGCCGCTGGGGGAAGCTTCTGCCGAACACGCCCTCGGCGATCCGGTTCCGCATCATCTCGAGCGAGCCGCCGGCGATCATCCAGCCGCGCACCTTGCGGAAGCAGTATTCGACGAGCACGTCCTCGGAGTAGCCAGTGGCCCCCATCACCTGCATCGCCTCGTTCACGGCAAGCCAGCCCGCCTGGTTGCAGGCATATTTCGCGATCGCGACCTCCTGCGGGTCGGGCAGGCCACGCCCGGCATTGGCGGCGGCGCGCCAGAGCAGGAGCTGCGCGCCGTCGAGCGCCACGCGCAGTTCGGCGAACTTCCACGCGATCCCCTGGAACTCCATCAGCCGGCGGCCGAACTGAACGCGCGTCTCGGCATGCTCCTTGGCGAGGCGGAACGCGCACTCGCCCACCGCGCGGGACCGCGCGGCATTGCCCACGCGCTCGACATTGAAGCCGGCGATCTGGCGGCGGAACCCGCCCTCCTTGAGCAGCACGTGCGAGGGCGGAATGAAGACGTTGTCGAAATGAAGCGGCCGCCAGGTCTCGCCGTTGAGGAAGCGGCGCTTCTCGCCGAGGGTGAACCCCTCCATGCCGCGCTCGAGGATGACGCTGCCGATCCCTTCCGTTCCCGGGCCGAAGCGGCAATAGACGAGGAAGAGCGAGGCATCGTCGCTGTTCGAGGTGAACACCTTGCCGCCGGTGAGGCGATAGCCGTTGCCGTCCGGCCGGCAGGTCGAGCGGAGATCGGTCAGGGCCGAGCCTGCCTCGGGTTCGGTCATGCCGACGGCGCAGATCGCCTTGCCCGCGAGAAGCGGCGCGAACCAGCGCTCCTTCTGCTCTCGCGTGGCATATTCCGCGAGCGTGCGGAACGCGCCGAAATTTCCCGCCTGGAGCACATCGGCGCTGCGCGGGCACACCTCGGCGATGGCTTCCGCCGCGAGCACGGCGTCCATCAGCGTCCCGCCCTGGCCGCCCTCCTCCTCTGGCAGCATGATCCCGAACAGGCCGTTCTCGGCCATCAGCCGGGCGACGTCCCACGGAAACCCTTCGTCATGCGCGCGCGCGACCGCGCCGGCAGCGAGGTGGTCGGCGGCGAAGCGGCGGACGCTCTCTCGGAACGCGCGCTGTTCCTCGGTCAGCCGGAAGTCCATGCCTCAGACCGGGTCCCAGGAGAACACGTCCGCCGAGCGGTCGAGCGGGTAGAACGAGGCCCGCATCGCCGGGATGGCGTGATGGGCGATCGTCTCCGCCGTCCAGCCGCCGTCGCGGTGCACAGACCGGAGCGGCCGGCTCTGGCCCATCAGGAAGATCTCGTTGTTGCGCACGGCGAAGATCTGGCCGGTGACGTCCTTGGCGAGGTCGGAGGCGAGGAAGACCGCCATCGGCGCGATCTTGTCCGGCGTCATCTCGCGCAGCTTCGCCACGCGCGCCTGCTGCTCCGGCGTGTCGGTCGGGATCGAGCCGATCATCCTGCTCCAGGCGAAGGGCGAGATGCAGTTCGAGCGCACGCCGAACCGAGCCATGTCGAGCGCGATCGACTTCGAGAGAGCGGTGATGCCGAGCTTGGCAGCGGCGTAGTTCGCCTGGCCGAGATTGCCGATCAGGCCGGAGGTCGAGGTCATGTGGATGAAGACGCCCGAGCCCTGTTCGCGGAACAGGGGGGCGGCTGCGCGCGAGACGAAGAAACTGCCGTTGAGGTGCACGGCGATCACCGAGAGCCAGTCCTCCGGGCTCATCTTGTGGAAGATCACGTCGCGCAGGATGCCGGCGTTGTTGACGACGATGTCGATCCTGCTGAAGCGATCGAGTGCGGTGCGCACGATCGCCTGCGCGCTCTCCCACTCTGCCACGGAGTGGGTGTCGAGTGCGGCTTCGCCGCCTGCCTGTTCGATGATCTGGACCGTCTGGCGTCCGGGTGTCTCGTCGCCCCCTGTTCCCGTGACGGTCGCGCCGATGTCGTTCACGACCACCTTCGCCCCGGCCTTCGCCATGGCGACGGCGATCTCGCGCCCGATGCCGCCGCCTGCACCCGTCACCACCGCCACCTTGCCCGCGAGCAGCATGCGCCTCCTCCCCCTTGCCTCTCGATCCGGGCAGGGTTCTAGAGGCTCCGCGCCGGGCGCGCTAGGCGATGACGAAGCGCGCGGTGCTGCCGCGCAGCCCCGGCGTGACCTCGAGGCGGGCGGGAATTCGCGCCTTCAGTTCCGCGACATGGCTGATCACGCCGACGAGCCGGTTTCCGGCCTCGAGCCCTGCGAGCACCTCCATCGCCATCTCGAGCGCCTCCTCGTCGAGGCTGCCGAAGCCCTCGTCGATCAGGAGCGTGTCGATCCGCCGCGCCCCGGCATGCGCCTGGACGGTCTCGGAGAGCCCGAGCGCAAGGGCAAGAGCGGCGCAGAAGCCCTCGCCGCCCGAGAGGGTTCCGGCGGCGCGCGCCTGCCCCGTCCACGCGTCGAACACCTCGATGTCGAGGCCGATCGCGGCGTTGGCGCGCTCCGGCTCCTCGCGTCGCAACAGGCGGAACCGGCCAGATAGCATCCGCGCGAGATGCTGGTTCGCAGCGGCCAGCACCTCGTCGAGCAGGCTTGCGAGCACGAACCCCTCGAAGGAGAGCCTGAGGCGGTTCGTCCCGGCCGTGAGCTCGGCGAGCCCGGCGATCCGCCCGTGCACCTCACGCGCCGACGCGACACGCCGCTCGGCGTCGCGCAGGCGATCGAGCAGGCTCTTTGCCGTCTCCGCCGTCTTCCGTGCCTCTCCGGCCGACCGGTGCGCCGCCTGCTCCGCCTCGCGGCAGCGCGCCGTCTCCGCCTCGAGCGCGTCGAGGTCAGGCGCGCTCCTGCCCGCGGCGGCCGCGTACGCCGTCTCCGCGGCCTGGCGCGCGGCGGCCAGGCGTTCGCCGAAGTCGGTGACCTCGCGCTCGAGGGCCTCGATCTCCTCGGTCGTTCGTCGCGCGTCGCGCCAGGCGTCGAGGTCGGCGAAGCCCGCGCTGCGGCAGGCCGCGAGGAAGGCTTGTCCGGCCGCCTGCGCCTCCGCGGCCGCGCTGTTCCGACGCGCTATGGCTTCGGCGAGGTCGCTCCGCGCACGCTCGATCGCCTCGGTCGCGCCGCCGCCGCGCGCGCCTTGGCGAGAGCGAGGGTGGCGCGACGGTCGGCAAGCGTGGCGGCGAGCGCCCGCGACGACCAACGCGCCGCCACCGCCACCTCGGCCCTGCGGGCGGCGGACTCGCGCCTGGCCGCCGCCGCTTCGGCCTGCCGTCTTGCTTCGGCGAGGGCGGCTTCCGCCTGCTCGGCCTCCTCCGCGGCCAAGGCGAGCTTCTCCGCCTCGGCGAGGAGGGAGGCAAGCCGCGTCGCTTCCGCCCGTGCCGCCTGTTCCTGCATCTCCCGCAACGCCGCGTCGGCGAGCGCGCGCTCAGCCGCACGCAACCTCGCCTCCGCCTCAGCGAGACGTCGTTCCTGCTCGCGTGCCGCCGCGTCCGCCGGGCCGGCGATCCTCTCAAGCACCTTCAGTGCTTCGGCGCGGGCAGAGAGGGTTTCGGCCCGGCGCGCCACGGCCAGTTCCTGGCGCTGGGCCTCGATCTCGGGCAGGCGTGTCTCGAGCGTCGCGAGCTCGAGGCGCGCGGCGTCCGCTTCGGCGATCAGCCTCGCGTCCCTCGCGCGCGGCGGCAAGGCGCCGCTCCGCCTCCTGCGCAGCCTGCGCCGCCTCGAGCGCCGCGCGCTCCGCCGCGTCAGCCGCGCGCTCGGCCGAAGCGGCACGCTCCTCCGCTTCGGCGACGGTCTCGGCTCCGGCTTCCGACATCAGGGCCGACCGCGTTGCCTCCGCCGCCTTCACCTCCTCCCGGGCGTCGCGCTCCAGCGCGGCGAGCGCCTCCTCGACCCGGCGGTAAAACGCGGTGCGGAAGAGGGTGGCGAGGATGTCCTTGCGCGCCCCGCGCTTGGCGACCAGGAGTTCGCGGAAGCGCCCCTGCGGAAGCATCACCACCTGGCGGAACTCGGCGGCGGTGTAACCGAGAAGCTCGGTGAGCGCCTCGCGCACCGGCGTTACCTTCTCGGCGAGGACGGAGAGGCTTTCATCTGAGCCGCGACGCCACAGGGTCACCTCCGGCGTGCGCGCGACCGGCCTGCCGCCTCGGCCGGGCAGGCTCTGGGCGGGGAAGCGACGGATCCCGAACGCCTCCGCACCGAGAGAGAAGTCGAACTCGACCTCCGTCGGCCTCGTCGGCGCGGCATGGTGGCTCCTGTGGTCGGACGCGTCGCGCTCGTCGCCGCTGCTCTCCCCGAACAGAGCGAAACAGATCGCATCCAGCCGCGTCGTCTTGCCCGACCCGGTCGGGCCGTGGATCAGGAACAGCCGGTGGTCGCCGAGTTCGGCGAAGTCGATCTCCTGTTCGCCGGCATAGGCGCCGAAGGCGGCGAGGCGGAGGCGTTCGGGGCGCATGGCTCAGGCCTCGGCGCGTTCGGCGGCCGCGATCGCCTTGGCCGCAAGGCGCTTCTCCTCGGCATCGAGGGGCGGCGCGCCGACGCTGGCGCGGAAGGCCTCGAGCAGGGAGAGCGGGTCGGCCGCTGACCGGCGCGTGTGGCAGCGATTCCGGGGGCGTCGGAGGGGGCTTCGAACCGGAGGTCGAGCACCGAGGCGAAACGCTCGTCGAGCATGGCCTTGGCGCCGTAGGGGCGGTCGGTCAGCGTCACCTGAAGCCAGTCGTCGCGCCCGGGACCATCCGCTGCCGCCAACACCTCGGCGAGTGTGCCGCGCAGGCAGCGCAAGGCCCGGCGCGGCGTGATCACGATCTCCTCCGCCGTAGCCCCGCCCTCCGCCGCGAGCTCGACGAGGCTGAGCGACTTCGCCTGTGCCGCCTCGGAGAAGGAATACGCGAGCGGAGAGCCGGAAGAGGCGACCCGCCCCCCGTCGATCGCCTGCCGCCGGTGCAGATGCCCGAGCGCGACATAGTCGAACCCGGCGAAATGTGCGGCCGACACGGCCCCCGTTCCGCCGACCTGAAGCAGCCGCTCGCTCTCGCTCGTGACCCCGCCCTGGACAAAGGCATGGGCGACGAGAACCGAGCGCGCGCCAGGGGGGACGAGCGCCCGGAGCCTCTGCGCTGTGGCGGCGAAGGCGGCGTCGTGGTCGCCGAGGCTGCTCGCGCCCCCGAGGAGTTCCGAAACGAGCGCCGGCGAGCCGTAGCCGGCGGCGACCACCGTCACCTCGCCATGCCGGTCGGCGAAGCGGAAGGCCTCGCCGAGAGCGCTCTGGCTGATGAAGAGCCCCGCCCGCGTAGGAGGCCGGAGGCGAAGCCCAGGCGGCGAGGATCGTCATGGTTGCCGGGGATGATCACCCTTGGCACCCGGAGCCCGAGCACGACCTGGGCGAGGATGTCATCGAGGAGTTCGACCGCATCGGCCGGGGGGACGGAACGGTCGTAGACATCGCCGGCAACCACGACGAGATCGGGCCGCGTGTCACGCACCGCCTCGAGGAAGGGCCCGTGCAGGACCCACGCCTGCTCCTCGAGCAGGGGGCGGCCGCAGAGCGTGCGGCCGAGAGGCCAATCGGCCGTATGCAGGATGCGCATCACGTATCCTCAAATGCTTGCACGATTCGGCTCGGATGATGCGGCCCCTCTCCCCGTGTCGCAAGCGTCGGCCACATCAACGACTGACGCAACGGGGCTCGGTGGTTCCGTGGCCGAGGCGGCGCCGCGCACTTGGCGGTGACGCCGGGGCGGCAGGTCCGGGTTGACCACGGCCGCCTTGACAGGGGCGTGACGAAGGCACAGTTGAAAGTGGACAAAACCGGTCCGAATTGCATCGGGGGCGCTCAGGGACCGCGGGAAGGCGGAAGCGGCGATACGGAGCTGGACCTAAGGATGTTCAGGCTGTCGAAGATGTCGGACTACGCGGTCGTCGTGCTCTCCGAGCTCGGGCGCGAGGGGGCAGAGGCGAAGCGCAGCGCGGCCGACCTTGCCGCCGCCACCGGCATCGCCGAGCCGACGGTCGCAAAGGTCCTGAAACTGCTCGGGGCGGCAGGGCTCGTGACCAGCCAGCGCGGTGCCCAGGGCGGCTATCGGATCGCCCGGCCGCTCGCGCGCACGGCGATCGCCGACGTGATCATTGCCGTCGAGGGGCCGATCGCGCTCACCGCCTGCGTCGATGGCGCCACTGGGGCCTGCGAGGCGGAGTCGTGCTGTCCAGTGCGCGGCCGGTGGGACCCGGTGAACAGCGCGATCCGCCGCGCACTGTCCGAAATCACGCTTGCCGACATGCAGTGCCCCGCCTGGGTGCCGGGCTCGGTGGCGCGTCCGCAGGCGCTCGCCGTCGGGGACTAGATCGGGAACAGGGACGCAGGAAACAGCGATGCCAGCGGTTGCCGAAACCATAGACACCGTTCGTGACGTCACCGAGGGCTCCTACAAGTGGGGCTTCGAGACGGAGGTCGAGCAGGACATCATCCCCAAAGGCCTCGACGAGGACGTCATCCGCCTCATCAGCGCCAAGAAGAACGAGCCCGAGTGGCTGCTCGAATGGCGGCTGAAGGCCTTCCGGGCCTGGCAGGGGATGGACGAGCCGCGCTGGGCGGCGGTGTCGCACCCGCCGATCGACTTCCAGGGCCTCTCCTACTACGCCGCCCCAAAGCAGGCGAAGGCGCCCAAGTCCCTCGACGAGGTCGACCCGGAGCTCCTGCGCACCTACGAGAAGCTCGGCATCCCGCTCAAGGAGCAGGAGCGGCTCGCGGGGGTCGCGGTCGATGCCGTGTTCGACAGCGTCTCCGTTGCCACCACCTTCAAGGACAAGCTCGCCGAGGTCGGGGTGATCTTCTGCTCCTTCTCGGAAGCCGTGCGCGAGCACCCCGAGCTCGTGCGGCGCTATCTCGGCTCGGTCGTGCCGGCGAGCGACAATTTCTACGCCGCGCTCAACAGCGCGGTGTTCTCGGACGGCTCCTTCGTCTACATCCCGCGCGGCGTGCGCTGCCCGATGGAGCTCTCGACCTATTTCCGGATCAACGCGCGCAACACCGGCCAGTTCGAGCGCACGCTGATCATCGCCGAGGCAGGGAGTTACGTCTCCTATCTCGAGGGCTGCACCGCGCCGATGCGGGATGAGAACCAGCTTCATGCCGCGGTGGTCGAGCTCGTCGCGCTCGAGGAGGCGACGATCAAGTATTCGACCGTCCAGAACTGGTACCCCGGCGACGCCGAAGGCCGCGGCGGGATCTACAACTTCGTCACCAAGCGCGGCGCCTGCCGCGGGGCGAAGAGCAAGATTTCCTGGACGCAGGTGGAGACCGGCAGCGCCATCACCTGGAAATACCCATCCTGCATCCTGCAGGGAGAGGGGTCGGTCGGCGAGTTCTATTCGGTTGCGATCACCAACAACCGCCAGCAGGCCGACACCGGAACGAAGATGATCCATCTCGGCAAGGACACGCGCTCGACCATCGTTTCGAAGGGCATCAGCGCCGGCGAGGGACAGAACACCTATCGCGGCCTCGTGCGCATCATGCCGAAGGCGGATCGTGCCCGGAACTTCACCCAGTGCGACAGCCTCCTGATCGGCGACCGCTGCGGCGCGCACACGGTTCCCTACATCGAGAGCCGCAACCCCACCGCCAAGGTCGAGCACGAGGCGACGACGAGCCGCATCGCCGAGGACCAGCTCTTCTACTGCCGGCAGCGCGGGCTCTCCGAGGAGGATGCGGTCGGGCTGATCGTCAATGGCTTCTGCCGCGAGGTGCTTGCGGAACTGCCGATGGAGTTCGCGGTCGAGGCGCAGAAGCTGCTCGCGATCAGCCTCGAGGGAAGCGTTGGCTGAGGACGACAGGGACATGGACGCGATGCTGACGATCGAGGGGCTGACCGCGACGGTCGATGACAAGCCCGTGCTGAAGGGGATCGATCTTGCGGTTCCGGCGGGCGAGGTGCATGCCATCATGGGCCCGAACGGCTCGGGCAAGTCCACACTCGGCTACGTGCTGGCCGGTCGCGAGGGCTACGAGGTGACGGGGGGACGCGTGACCTTCCGGGGCCAGGACCTTCTCGCGATGGAGCCCGAGGACCGCGCGGCGGCGGGCCTCTTCCTCGCGTTCCAGTATCCGGTCGAGCTTCCGGGCGTCGGCAACGCGAACTTCCTGCGCCAGGCGCTGAACGCAATCCGGCGCAAGCGCGGCGAGGCGGAGCTCGACGCGATGCAGTTCCTCAAGCTCGTGCGGGCGAAGATGAAGGCGCTCGGCATGACGGAGGAGATGCTGAAGCGGTTCGTCAATGTCGGCTTCTCGGGCGGGGAGAAGAAGCGCAACGAGATCCTGCAGATGAGCGTGCTCGAGCCCGCCTTCTGCGTCCTCGACGAAACGGACAGCGGGCTTGACATCGACGCGCTGAAGATTGTAGCCGATGGGGTGAACGCGCTTCGCTCGCCCGAGCGCGGCATGCTCGTGATCACCCATTATCAGCGGCTTCTCACCTATATCGTGCCCGACCGCGTGCACGTGCTCGTCGGGGGGCGGATCGTCCGCTCCGGCGGGCCGGAGCTCGCGCTCGAGCTTGAGGAGAAGGGGTATGGCGAGCTCCAAGAGGCTGCCTGACGTGACGAGCCCCGCGAAGGACACGCCGGCAGCGCCCGCACCGCTCCTGCATCCTGCCGCGGCGGCCTATCTCGCGCGCCACGACGGGCTCGCGGAGCATCTCCCCGGCCATCGCCATCCTTGGGTGTCGGCACTGCGCCGACGGGCGGCGGAGGTGTTCGCGCGTCAGGGCTTCCCGACGCGCCGCGACGAGGCCTGGCGCTACACCGAGCTTCGCGCACTGACCGAGACGCGCTTCGATGAGCCGCTTCTGGCCGTGGATCGCCCGGTGCTTCTGCCCGACGGGATCGCCGATGCCGCGGCACCGCGGCTCGTGTTCCTCGACGGCCGGTTCCGGCCGGATCTCTCCGACCTCGACTCGCTTCCAGAAGGCGTTCGCGTCGAGAGCCTCGGCGCGCTGCTCGAAGCGGGCGAGGAGGATGTGCGCGACCGCTTCGGCGCGCTTGCTCGGGCAGAGACCTCCGCCTTTGTCGCGCTCAACGCCATGCTTGCGGAGGACGGAGCGGTGATC from Elioraea tepida harbors:
- the sufB gene encoding Fe-S cluster assembly protein SufB gives rise to the protein MPAVAETIDTVRDVTEGSYKWGFETEVEQDIIPKGLDEDVIRLISAKKNEPEWLLEWRLKAFRAWQGMDEPRWAAVSHPPIDFQGLSYYAAPKQAKAPKSLDEVDPELLRTYEKLGIPLKEQERLAGVAVDAVFDSVSVATTFKDKLAEVGVIFCSFSEAVREHPELVRRYLGSVVPASDNFYAALNSAVFSDGSFVYIPRGVRCPMELSTYFRINARNTGQFERTLIIAEAGSYVSYLEGCTAPMRDENQLHAAVVELVALEEATIKYSTVQNWYPGDAEGRGGIYNFVTKRGACRGAKSKISWTQVETGSAITWKYPSCILQGEGSVGEFYSVAITNNRQQADTGTKMIHLGKDTRSTIVSKGISAGEGQNTYRGLVRIMPKADRARNFTQCDSLLIGDRCGAHTVPYIESRNPTAKVEHEATTSRIAEDQLFYCRQRGLSEEDAVGLIVNGFCREVLAELPMEFAVEAQKLLAISLEGSVG
- the sufC gene encoding Fe-S cluster assembly ATPase SufC; protein product: MDAMLTIEGLTATVDDKPVLKGIDLAVPAGEVHAIMGPNGSGKSTLGYVLAGREGYEVTGGRVTFRGQDLLAMEPEDRAAAGLFLAFQYPVELPGVGNANFLRQALNAIRRKRGEAELDAMQFLKLVRAKMKALGMTEEMLKRFVNVGFSGGEKKRNEILQMSVLEPAFCVLDETDSGLDIDALKIVADGVNALRSPERGMLVITHYQRLLTYIVPDRVHVLVGGRIVRSGGPELALELEEKGYGELQEAA